In Luteibacter mycovicinus, a genomic segment contains:
- the btuB gene encoding TonB-dependent vitamin B12 receptor, translating to MSLRISTLAVAIAMACLVPAAAFADDTSTDLDKVVVTASRTEQTQAQVLSASTVIDRAGIERLQPRSLADLLRATPGVSIANNGGPGKSTSVFMRGTASDHVLVLIDGVKVGSATSGTAAFQDIPVDQIERIEIVRGPFSSLYGSDALGGVIQIFTRRPEGSFVPNFSVGGGSYDTLRGSAGFSGRGSNGWYAVEANHDQTDGINACRGRPSPGGGGCYTYEPDKDGYRNNALSLKGGWRFDEQWDADVNAMRTEGANHYDGTSSNFADSSTQVVGGRLRYTPSKDVKFTLNLGRSGDFSTDYENGVYADTFNTHRDVASVQADLGHVGGDAGQTTLGYDWQRDRVVGSTDYFVDARRNHAIFGQWLQAFGDSSIQASLRRDENSQFGGKTTGSLQYGYMLTKDLRVTGSYGTAFKAPTFNDLYYPDYGNPDLRPETSRNWELGLRGTPTWGNWSINAFQNHIDNLIVFDSSLTGPLFPFGGANNIDRARIRGVELAADTTVADWHLSCNATWLQPEDDSDDDSKGNLLPRRARRTANIDVDRSFGALSVGASVFASGYRYDDSTNLHRLGGYALTDLRIAYAFAPAWSVELAGKNVFDRHYETARYFNQLGRNYMLTFRYQPRS from the coding sequence GTGTCGCTTCGTATTTCCACCCTCGCGGTCGCCATCGCGATGGCATGCCTCGTTCCCGCCGCGGCCTTCGCCGATGACACCTCCACCGACCTCGACAAGGTCGTGGTCACCGCGAGCCGGACCGAGCAGACCCAGGCGCAGGTGCTGTCCGCCTCCACGGTGATCGACCGTGCCGGGATCGAGCGGCTGCAGCCGCGCTCGCTGGCCGACCTGCTGCGTGCGACGCCCGGTGTGTCCATCGCCAATAACGGCGGCCCGGGCAAGTCGACCTCCGTCTTCATGCGCGGCACCGCGTCCGACCACGTGCTGGTGCTGATCGATGGCGTGAAGGTGGGTTCAGCGACCTCCGGTACGGCGGCCTTCCAGGATATTCCGGTCGACCAGATCGAGCGCATCGAAATCGTCCGTGGCCCGTTCTCCAGTCTCTATGGCTCGGACGCGCTGGGCGGCGTCATCCAGATCTTCACCCGTCGTCCGGAAGGCAGCTTCGTGCCGAACTTCTCCGTCGGCGGCGGCAGCTACGACACCTTGCGCGGCTCGGCCGGCTTCAGCGGACGCGGCTCGAACGGCTGGTACGCGGTGGAAGCGAACCACGACCAGACCGACGGCATCAACGCATGCCGCGGCCGCCCCAGCCCGGGCGGCGGCGGTTGCTACACCTACGAGCCGGACAAGGACGGTTACCGCAACAATGCGCTGTCGCTGAAGGGCGGATGGCGCTTCGACGAGCAGTGGGACGCCGACGTCAATGCCATGCGCACCGAAGGCGCCAACCATTACGACGGCACCAGCAGCAACTTCGCCGACTCGTCGACGCAGGTCGTTGGCGGCCGTCTGCGCTATACACCGTCGAAGGACGTGAAGTTCACCCTCAACCTCGGTCGCAGCGGTGACTTCTCGACCGACTACGAGAACGGCGTCTACGCCGATACGTTCAACACGCATCGCGACGTCGCCTCGGTGCAGGCGGACCTCGGTCACGTCGGTGGGGACGCAGGCCAGACCACGCTCGGTTACGACTGGCAGCGCGATCGCGTCGTCGGCAGTACCGACTACTTCGTCGATGCGCGTCGCAACCACGCGATTTTCGGCCAGTGGTTGCAGGCATTCGGCGACAGCTCGATCCAGGCCAGTCTGCGCCGTGACGAGAACAGCCAGTTCGGCGGCAAGACCACCGGCAGCCTGCAGTACGGCTACATGCTGACGAAGGACCTGCGTGTCACCGGCAGCTACGGCACCGCGTTCAAGGCACCGACGTTCAACGACCTGTACTACCCCGACTACGGCAATCCGGACCTCCGCCCGGAAACTTCCCGCAACTGGGAGCTGGGGCTGCGCGGTACGCCCACGTGGGGTAACTGGTCGATCAATGCCTTCCAGAATCACATCGACAACCTGATCGTCTTCGACTCGAGCCTGACCGGTCCGCTGTTCCCGTTTGGTGGCGCGAACAATATCGACCGCGCACGGATCCGTGGCGTGGAGCTGGCAGCCGACACCACCGTCGCCGACTGGCACCTCTCGTGTAACGCGACGTGGCTGCAGCCGGAAGACGATAGCGACGACGACAGCAAGGGCAACCTGTTGCCACGACGTGCCCGCCGTACCGCGAATATCGACGTCGACCGCTCGTTCGGCGCGCTGAGCGTCGGTGCCAGTGTGTTCGCCTCGGGCTATCGCTATGACGACTCGACCAACCTGCACCGGCTGGGTGGCTACGCGCTGACCGATCTGCGCATCGCGTACGCCTTCGCGCCGGCGTGGTCGGTGGAGCTGGCCGGCAAGAATGTCTTCGATCGCCACTACGAGACTGCGCGTTACTTCAATCAGCTGGGTCGCAACTACATGCTCACGTTCCGTTACCAGCCCCGCTCGTAA
- a CDS encoding nuclear transport factor 2 family protein — protein MSLHPAFSAFALLLTLPCFAADAPKAEIQHVVDTFQTALKAHDAKSVSSLFLNDNISWYTSLGDASFTSVKARHSEVTTAYKAGTLKQFTDFIGSGKVQVEERFHNVRIDTDGTVASVYFDFDFLADGKIANHGAETWQMIHTPDGWKIAAMLYSSNF, from the coding sequence ATGTCCTTGCACCCCGCATTCAGCGCATTCGCTCTCCTGCTCACGCTCCCCTGCTTCGCCGCCGACGCACCCAAAGCCGAAATCCAGCACGTCGTCGACACCTTCCAGACCGCATTGAAAGCTCACGACGCCAAAAGCGTCTCCTCCCTGTTTCTCAACGACAACATCTCCTGGTACACCTCACTGGGTGATGCGTCCTTCACGAGCGTCAAGGCCAGACACTCCGAGGTAACCACGGCTTACAAAGCCGGCACCCTCAAACAGTTCACCGACTTCATCGGCTCCGGCAAGGTCCAGGTCGAGGAGCGCTTCCACAACGTCCGCATCGATACCGACGGAACGGTCGCCTCCGTCTACTTCGATTTCGACTTCCTCGCCGACGGCAAGATAGCCAACCATGGCGCCGAAACCTGGCAGATGATCCATACGCCGGACGGCTGGAAAATCGCGGCCATGCTCTACTCGTCGAACTTCTGA
- a CDS encoding sensor histidine kinase: MAWIAGLPILGCMLVMGLPSLADPKVLAFRLFYTAAYLAWIVPLGWLQRVLWRRAASAWTMAAWLLPISYAMSVANALFALEFLASPAMRARVGWAWVFGGLDGCWLALIAFCGMQAMVLHRAELRAEGLRLREASQAARDAELRALRYQLQPHFLFNTLNAISALVRDDRKRDATRMIARLGDFLRATLEQSPGHEVTVADEIAFTSTYLDIEKARLGDRLRVNIHTGPDTLDAQVPYLLLQPLVENAIRHGIAPRREGGRIDIRVERDGGTLRVWVDNDRFDGPSAGGQGVGLTNVRARLDVLYPGNHLLEAGPRGDRWRTAVTLPVRSAVMRTTA, encoded by the coding sequence ATGGCCTGGATCGCAGGCCTGCCTATCCTCGGCTGCATGCTGGTGATGGGTTTGCCGTCGCTTGCCGATCCGAAGGTCCTCGCGTTTCGCCTCTTCTACACCGCTGCGTACCTGGCATGGATCGTCCCGCTGGGCTGGCTCCAGCGCGTGCTATGGCGACGGGCGGCGAGCGCATGGACGATGGCAGCCTGGTTGCTGCCGATCAGCTACGCGATGTCCGTCGCCAATGCACTCTTCGCCCTCGAATTTCTCGCGAGTCCGGCCATGCGAGCGCGGGTCGGCTGGGCCTGGGTGTTCGGCGGGCTCGACGGCTGCTGGCTGGCGCTGATCGCTTTTTGTGGCATGCAGGCAATGGTGCTGCACCGGGCGGAACTTCGCGCCGAAGGCCTTCGGTTGCGCGAGGCATCGCAAGCGGCCCGTGATGCGGAGTTGCGTGCCTTGCGCTACCAGCTGCAGCCACACTTCCTTTTCAACACGCTGAATGCGATCTCGGCCCTGGTACGCGACGATCGTAAGCGCGATGCCACGCGCATGATCGCCCGCCTGGGCGATTTTCTTCGCGCGACGCTGGAGCAGTCGCCCGGGCACGAAGTGACGGTCGCGGACGAGATCGCCTTTACCTCTACCTACCTGGATATCGAGAAGGCGCGGCTGGGCGACCGGCTGCGCGTGAACATTCACACCGGTCCGGACACGCTCGATGCGCAGGTGCCCTACCTCCTGCTGCAGCCGCTGGTCGAGAACGCCATCCGGCATGGCATCGCACCCCGCCGTGAGGGCGGCCGGATCGACATTCGTGTCGAGCGTGACGGAGGAACACTTCGGGTGTGGGTCGATAACGATCGCTTCGACGGGCCTTCAGCAGGAGGGCAGGGCGTGGGTCTGACGAATGTACGTGCCCGCCTAGATGTGCTCTATCCCGGCAATCACCTGCTGGAAGCTGGCCCTCGCGGCGATCGGTGGCGCACGGCGGTCACCTTGCCCGTGCGCTCTGCCGTCATGCGGACAACCGCATGA
- a CDS encoding LytR/AlgR family response regulator transcription factor, with protein sequence MIRIAVVDDEPLARRGVQVRLNAEPDVIVVAEAADGQALAAMRRTDVDLAIVDVQMPGLTGIDALAAIPPPDRPLAILLTAHDSFALRAFELGAVDYLLKPIDDERFAEAIERARRQLGRAVTTTTRQAERFAIRIGARIHYVAADEVEWIEADGDYAALHVRGERYLLRETLHTLSRRLDPLRFLRVHRSAIVRVDQVAELLPRSNRDAVVRLKDGATLRASRTYIDALLAALHRGQ encoded by the coding sequence ATGATTCGCATCGCCGTCGTCGATGACGAGCCCCTCGCTCGCAGGGGCGTGCAGGTCCGCCTTAATGCGGAGCCCGACGTTATCGTCGTCGCCGAGGCGGCGGATGGTCAGGCGCTGGCCGCCATGCGTCGAACCGATGTGGATCTCGCGATCGTCGATGTCCAGATGCCTGGCCTGACCGGTATCGATGCCCTGGCGGCCATACCGCCTCCCGACCGACCGTTGGCGATCCTGTTGACCGCGCACGACAGCTTCGCTCTCCGTGCCTTTGAACTGGGCGCGGTGGATTACCTGCTGAAGCCCATCGATGATGAACGCTTCGCCGAAGCGATTGAACGGGCTCGTCGACAACTCGGCAGGGCGGTGACCACGACAACGAGGCAGGCCGAACGCTTCGCCATTCGTATCGGTGCCCGCATTCACTACGTCGCTGCGGACGAGGTCGAGTGGATCGAGGCCGACGGTGATTACGCGGCGCTGCATGTACGCGGCGAACGGTATCTGCTCCGCGAAACCCTGCATACGCTGTCCAGGCGACTCGACCCGCTGCGCTTTCTCCGGGTGCACCGCTCGGCCATCGTTCGGGTGGATCAGGTCGCCGAACTCCTGCCACGGTCCAACCGCGACGCGGTGGTTCGATTGAAAGATGGTGCGACGCTGCGCGCAAGTCGTACCTATATCGATGCCCTGCTCGCCGCGTTGCACCGCGGGCAATGA